In Treponema denticola, one genomic interval encodes:
- a CDS encoding YjiH family protein, whose amino-acid sequence MSDEKRNGTAVPEGKMEPKTIIRFVVYSLIGIFMFFIPIAIGGKKTIPLDHIVGLIQKIPYYAKYWGLLLCCVGVVFPFITGSWKKTKVKMVFSIINILAIPFAIMTVFNVGPEALLAKGMLPFIYGKIVVPVTTIVPIGSVFLAFIVGYGLMEFVGVFMRPVMKPVWKTPGRSAIDAVASFVGSYSIALLITNRVYKEGRYTNKEAAIIATGFSTVSATFMIIVAKTLGFMEHWNFYFWTTVIVTFIVTAITARIYPLSKKADSYYENQKGDIETDVKGNKFKIALGEAVKVCSSAPSLPQNVKINLLDGIKLAIGLAPSLMAIGSLGLIIAKYTPVFDIIGYIFVPFTWLIQLPEPVLAAKALATSIAEMFLPAPLVASASAGTRLVVAVTCVSEILFFSASIPCMMSTEIPLKMKDYLIIWVERVILSILLTAPFVYLFTYIIAK is encoded by the coding sequence ATGAGTGACGAAAAAAGAAACGGAACAGCTGTTCCCGAAGGAAAGATGGAACCGAAAACTATAATCCGGTTTGTGGTTTATAGTTTGATCGGTATTTTTATGTTTTTTATTCCGATTGCAATCGGCGGAAAAAAGACGATTCCATTGGATCATATTGTGGGGTTGATTCAAAAGATTCCCTATTATGCAAAGTACTGGGGGCTTTTGCTTTGCTGCGTGGGCGTAGTTTTTCCATTTATAACAGGTTCATGGAAAAAGACCAAGGTAAAAATGGTGTTTTCAATTATCAACATTCTTGCAATCCCCTTTGCAATTATGACGGTGTTCAATGTAGGGCCTGAAGCTCTTTTAGCCAAAGGAATGTTGCCTTTTATTTACGGTAAAATTGTAGTTCCGGTCACAACCATCGTTCCTATAGGCTCGGTATTTTTAGCTTTTATCGTAGGTTACGGCCTCATGGAATTTGTAGGCGTATTTATGCGTCCTGTAATGAAGCCTGTTTGGAAAACTCCCGGCCGCAGTGCTATTGATGCCGTAGCTTCTTTTGTAGGAAGCTATTCTATAGCCTTGCTCATTACAAACCGTGTTTACAAAGAAGGAAGATACACAAATAAAGAAGCTGCAATTATCGCTACGGGTTTTTCGACCGTGTCTGCAACCTTTATGATAATAGTTGCAAAAACCCTAGGGTTTATGGAACACTGGAACTTCTATTTTTGGACAACGGTTATAGTTACCTTTATCGTAACGGCAATTACTGCAAGAATATATCCTCTATCCAAAAAAGCCGACTCCTATTATGAAAATCAAAAGGGCGATATCGAAACCGATGTAAAGGGGAATAAATTTAAAATTGCCTTGGGAGAAGCCGTAAAGGTTTGTTCTTCTGCTCCTTCTCTTCCCCAAAATGTAAAAATAAATTTGCTTGACGGTATAAAACTTGCAATAGGTTTGGCTCCGTCTTTAATGGCAATCGGAAGTTTGGGGCTTATCATTGCAAAATATACGCCTGTCTTTGACATAATCGGATATATCTTTGTGCCATTTACGTGGCTGATACAACTGCCGGAACCTGTGCTTGCGGCAAAAGCTCTTGCCACAAGCATTGCGGAAATGTTTTTGCCTGCTCCATTAGTTGCAAGCGCTTCGGCAGGTACAAGGCTTGTAGTGGCTGTAACCTGCGTTTCAGAAATCTTATTTTTCTCGGCCTCAATCCCCTGTATGATGAGTACGGAGATTCCATTGAAGATGAAGGACTATCTTATCATCTGGGTTGAAAGGGTTATCCTTTCGATCCTGTTGACGGCACCCTTTGTATATTTGTTTACATATATAATTGCAAAATAA
- the rnhA gene encoding ribonuclease HI: MNIEIYTDGACSKNPGPGGWAYIMVNKDSKEEICRENGGEKSTTNNRMELMAVIRALKKIKEEPAFLAGKSGGTLNYKSISVHTDSQYVQQGISSWIFNWKKNNWKTASKQPVKNQDLWQELDSLSASIKPEWIWVKGHAGNPLNEACDRLAVEACQKMM, from the coding sequence ATGAATATTGAAATATACACGGATGGAGCCTGCTCTAAAAATCCCGGCCCCGGAGGCTGGGCTTATATAATGGTAAACAAGGATTCAAAAGAAGAAATATGCAGAGAAAACGGAGGCGAAAAATCTACCACCAATAACCGCATGGAACTCATGGCTGTTATAAGGGCCTTAAAAAAGATAAAAGAGGAGCCTGCATTTTTAGCCGGCAAGTCCGGCGGAACCTTAAACTATAAAAGCATTTCGGTACACACCGATTCTCAATATGTACAGCAGGGTATAAGCTCGTGGATCTTTAACTGGAAAAAAAATAATTGGAAGACGGCCTCCAAACAGCCCGTAAAAAACCAAGACCTTTGGCAAGAGCTGGACTCCCTTTCTGCCTCGATTAAGCCTGAATGGATTTGGGTAAAAGGCCACGCAGGCAATCCCTTAAACGAAGCCTGCGATCGCCTTGCGGTTGAAGCCTGTCAAAAAATGATGTAA
- a CDS encoding YdbC family protein, producing the protein MNNQDEFKFEITKSYGTISAGKGGWNTELNEVSWNGRDPKFDIRPWSPDHQKMGKGITLTKDELIVLKKLLDEAGI; encoded by the coding sequence ATGAATAATCAGGACGAATTCAAATTTGAAATTACAAAAAGCTACGGAACTATCTCCGCGGGAAAGGGCGGTTGGAACACCGAACTCAACGAGGTATCATGGAATGGCCGAGATCCTAAATTCGATATAAGGCCTTGGTCTCCCGATCACCAAAAAATGGGAAAGGGAATTACCCTTACAAAGGATGAGCTTATAGTTTTAAAGAAGCTTTTGGACGAGGCCGGAATCTAG
- a CDS encoding histidine phosphatase family protein, with protein sequence MKLFVVRHGETDWNSKMLACGVSEASLTEKGMEQAANLAERLASEQDKNKISFIYVSPLKRAVATAAYIEKALGIKAKIDERLKEINFGTFEGEDWRKPEFLKITGNPFFRFPQGESLVQTAHRAYGIIEEVKAKHKNENVLFVCHGMISTMICTYFKSYSQEELEKIEIKNCQLLQFELKN encoded by the coding sequence ATGAAACTTTTTGTTGTACGCCACGGTGAAACCGACTGGAATTCTAAGATGTTGGCTTGCGGTGTTTCCGAAGCCTCTCTCACCGAAAAAGGAATGGAGCAGGCAGCAAATCTTGCCGAACGCCTCGCTTCCGAACAAGATAAAAATAAGATTAGCTTTATCTATGTGTCCCCGCTTAAAAGAGCCGTAGCAACGGCAGCCTATATCGAAAAAGCTTTGGGTATAAAAGCAAAAATAGATGAACGCTTAAAAGAAATAAATTTCGGAACTTTTGAAGGTGAGGATTGGAGGAAGCCTGAATTTTTAAAAATAACCGGCAATCCTTTTTTTAGATTTCCGCAAGGAGAATCCTTGGTGCAAACAGCACACCGTGCCTATGGTATAATTGAAGAGGTCAAAGCAAAACACAAAAATGAAAATGTACTTTTTGTTTGTCACGGAATGATAAGCACTATGATTTGCACATATTTTAAATCTTATTCACAAGAAGAATTGGAAAAGATAGAAATCAAAAACTGCCAGCTTCTTCAGTTTGAATTAAAAAATTAA
- the pgsA gene encoding CDP-diacylglycerol--glycerol-3-phosphate 3-phosphatidyltransferase, with the protein MKLSNIFTSSRLVLAPIIYVLYFLPDWVPFVSPKITILIIIPIFIFMEFTDFLDGYYARLHNQVDDFGKIFDPFADVVANVTVLFCFLMDGFLFAPFFLIIVYREFGIMFLRMKARGEGITIGAKMGGKTKTVLYIVAASVSMFLKLEKIYTFLPPALTQYILYFNWLLYFAAVILSLASFTDYITSYLNTRRTADE; encoded by the coding sequence ATGAAGCTATCTAATATTTTTACATCATCGCGGCTGGTGCTTGCGCCCATAATCTATGTTTTGTATTTTTTGCCGGATTGGGTTCCTTTTGTAAGTCCTAAAATTACAATTCTTATTATAATTCCGATTTTTATCTTTATGGAATTTACCGATTTTTTGGACGGCTATTATGCAAGGCTGCATAATCAGGTGGATGATTTCGGAAAAATATTTGATCCCTTTGCAGATGTGGTTGCAAATGTAACGGTTTTATTTTGTTTTTTGATGGACGGATTTTTGTTTGCTCCTTTCTTTTTGATTATAGTTTACCGCGAATTCGGTATCATGTTTTTGAGGATGAAGGCCCGCGGCGAAGGCATAACTATAGGGGCTAAGATGGGCGGAAAAACAAAGACCGTGCTTTATATTGTTGCGGCAAGTGTTTCAATGTTTTTAAAACTTGAAAAAATTTACACATTTTTACCGCCGGCCCTTACTCAATACATTCTTTATTTTAACTGGCTTCTTTATTTTGCGGCGGTTATTTTGTCGCTAGCTTCATTTACCGATTATATTACTTCATATTTAAATACAAGGAGAACTGCTGATGAATAA